The Candidatus Saccharibacteria bacterium oral taxon 488 genome has a segment encoding these proteins:
- a CDS encoding divalent cation tolerance protein CutA: MVRSKYSMTMVSVGEESEAKNIAKALVEQKLAACVQLLPIQSTYIWQGNFECDAEILMLIKSRKDDFVAIERVVRSLHSYDVAEIISFDITAGSQLYLDWIDETCR, from the coding sequence ATGGTAAGGAGTAAATACTCCATGACTATGGTATCAGTAGGAGAAGAGAGCGAAGCGAAGAACATCGCCAAAGCTCTCGTCGAGCAAAAACTGGCCGCGTGTGTGCAGCTGCTGCCGATTCAGTCAACCTACATTTGGCAAGGAAATTTTGAATGCGATGCAGAGATCTTGATGCTTATCAAGTCGCGCAAAGATGACTTTGTGGCAATTGAAAGAGTAGTCAGGTCGCTCCATAGCTATGACGTAGCAGAGATAATCTCATTTGATATTACTGCTGGATCACAGCTATACCTTGACTGGATCGATGAGACATGTAGATGA
- a CDS encoding FAD-dependent oxidoreductase: MAQKPTFDYDVIVIGSGAGGSPAATVLARAGKKVAIIERGTFGGESPNWGDIPTGALLYTADVYHEAKTAAKFGLRTSTVGYNYPSLLAWKDTAIKRTGTGGNRSYYEKQGISVFTGSAHFLSPNEITVNRRHLSARKFLIASGSTWRDDHIPGLDEVAYHTPQTILSLKRPPKILFVVGSGTTAMELAYLFSTFGSKVYVAETAGRILPEFDQEVGELIAADAKAQRGMNILTQTKLVAVQKDGIAKRVTYARGGQQHSVRVDEILIADDRLPTTDIGLENAGVAYTEHGIQVSEAMQTSARHIFAAGSVVDLQAQTHTILSHSRTAAHNLLHRNFIALDDRPRLTIAFTDPQIARTGLDEDDCLRRDLKVSIALAPLTLTARSNITDRRSGFVKLISDKKGVLLGATIVAPGASDLMTGLSLAIRHGLTAKQLMSTPNCFVAWSEAVRIAAGKLAA; the protein is encoded by the coding sequence ATGGCACAAAAACCAACTTTTGACTATGATGTAATTGTTATCGGCAGCGGGGCCGGCGGTTCACCAGCCGCAACTGTCTTGGCGCGCGCTGGCAAGAAAGTCGCCATCATTGAGCGCGGTACCTTTGGCGGCGAATCCCCAAACTGGGGCGACATTCCGACGGGCGCCCTACTCTACACTGCCGACGTCTACCACGAGGCCAAAACAGCGGCCAAGTTCGGCCTGCGCACCAGCACGGTCGGCTATAATTATCCTTCGCTACTCGCCTGGAAAGACACCGCCATCAAGCGCACCGGCACCGGCGGCAACCGCAGTTACTACGAGAAACAAGGCATCAGCGTCTTTACCGGTAGCGCCCACTTTCTCAGTCCCAACGAGATTACCGTTAATCGCCGCCACTTATCAGCGCGCAAATTCCTGATCGCCAGCGGCTCAACCTGGCGCGATGATCACATCCCGGGCCTCGACGAAGTGGCTTATCACACGCCGCAAACCATCCTCTCGCTCAAGCGCCCGCCCAAAATACTGTTCGTTGTTGGCTCTGGCACAACGGCGATGGAGCTGGCATATTTATTCTCGACCTTTGGCAGCAAGGTGTATGTCGCCGAGACCGCCGGGCGTATCTTGCCCGAGTTTGACCAAGAAGTTGGCGAACTGATCGCCGCTGATGCCAAGGCACAGCGCGGCATGAACATCCTCACCCAGACAAAGCTGGTCGCCGTCCAGAAAGACGGCATCGCAAAGCGCGTCACCTACGCTCGTGGCGGCCAGCAGCATTCAGTGCGCGTTGATGAAATCCTCATCGCCGACGACCGCCTACCGACGACCGACATTGGCCTAGAAAATGCGGGCGTAGCATATACTGAACATGGCATTCAAGTCAGCGAAGCGATGCAGACTTCGGCGCGGCACATCTTTGCGGCTGGCAGCGTCGTTGACCTTCAGGCACAGACACACACCATTCTCAGCCACAGCCGCACCGCTGCACACAACTTACTACACCGTAATTTCATCGCGCTTGACGATAGGCCGCGTTTGACGATCGCCTTCACCGACCCGCAGATCGCCCGAACGGGACTAGACGAGGACGACTGTCTGCGCCGCGATTTGAAAGTAAGTATTGCCCTTGCGCCACTGACCTTGACCGCTCGCAGCAACATCACCGACCGACGCAGTGGGTTTGTCAAATTGATCAGCGACAAAAAAGGCGTCCTGCTCGGCGCCACCATCGTCGCACCGGGCGCCAGCGACTTGATGACCGGCCTCAGCCTCGCCATCCGTCACGGCCTAACCGCCAAACAATTGATGAGCACACCAAATTGTTTCGTTGCCTGGTCAGAGGCGGTACGCATTGCGGCGGGGAAATTGGCAGCGTGA